Genomic segment of Candidatus Aegiribacteria sp.:
TGAAATTGGTGATTCAGTTCATCTATCGGATATCGTGCTTGCGGATACTTTAACTCTGGATATGGACAGGGATCTGGTTGTGGCATCCGTTGTTGCTCCAAGTGTCGCGAAGGTCGAAGTTGAGGAAGAGGAAGAGCTTCTCGAAGGAGAGGAAGCTGCTGAACTCGAGGGTGAAGAGGAAGCAAAGAAAGAGAGTTCAGAAACTCCCGCCTCCGAAAAAGAGTAGATTTTGGCAAATCTCCGGCTTATCGCATGTCTTGGTAATCCGGGGAAGAAGTACTGCATGACATGGCATAACGCCGGCTTCTGGGTGGCCGATATACTGGCCAGAGAAGCCGGCGTTCAATTCATAGATGCAGGACTCTTTATTACTACTGTTCTACCGGATGGTCCGGACCTGATCAAACCTGCTGATTACATGAACAGAAGTGGTAAAGCAATAGCAGAATTTCTTGATATCAAAAATTATAATGCTGCTGAATTGCTGGTTATCTGTGACGATGTTAACCTTGATCTAGGTCATCTCAGATTAAGAGCCAGGGGCTCTCACGGAGGACATAACGGTCTGAGAAATATTATCGAATGTCTCGGTACCGAAAATTTCGCCCGCCTTCGAATCGGCATCGGTCCCGCACAGGATGGTTCTGATCTGGCAGATTTCGTTCTTGACAGCGTTCCTTCGAAACTTGAAGAGGAAGCTGCGCGGATGGCTTATGTAGCGGCAGATTGCGTAGGGCTCTATCTTCAAGAGGGGATCATTGCAGCGCAGGAGAGATACAATAGAAAACCTGTTCTATAGAGCTATCGGCAATCACAACAGTGACTGCCGATAATCTTTAAAGCTGTTCTAGCCCGGATTCATCACAAATACTCTACTGCAGCGACGAATACACCAGAGTCTACTTCGTTATTCTCATACATCCGTCCTCGACGTACTGTTCAAGTACGACTCCGGAGTCTGCATTCGAAAGCCTCGTATCCACTGCCGTCTACGCCGCTTCGCTACGAGTACCTGTGATGAATCCGGGCTAGCAGGATTACTGACTCAGCGCTCCAAACATCTGAATTGCCTGTCCTATGAACGCAGCCAGTCCCGTTCCTGATACACGGAAATGTTTTGTTACACCTCCGCCTGTAAAATCCACCTCTATTTCGAGCCAGACAGGATCTGCGTCGATGTAAGGCACCTCAAGTCCGGACATGGACATTGCCATGTTGAGATATTCCGGAACGTTGATCAGCATCGCGATTTCCGCTGAATCTGAAATATTCCGCATTGCAGGCATGCTCCCAACGGTCTCTCCCTGCCAGGTTCCAGCAATTATCTGAGGAACTATCAGGGGCTGCTCTGCCATCTCGAGGTAGAGGATTCCATCACTGACAGTCAGCCAGGCTTTCCATGAGACGTTCTGAGTGAGCGGAGCGCTGTCTTCCACATCAGACTGGAGTTCAGTCATATCCATATCCATGCCGAATGTGACCCATTCAATCCCATCAAGTTCCGCATACTGCACTTCTGAAAGGGAAAGACCGGGCATGTCAAGAATGTTTTCCATAATAGAAAACTGCATACCGTAAACCTCTTTTACCTGTTCAAGTCCGGTTCCTTCCGGCATCTCGTAAACAGCTATGATATGCATCGGGTTGTCAGGATCACTGGTCATTGACATCGCAGTATTACGAGAGCATTGAGCCCAGAATGTGACCATGTCTCCGGGAATATCTTCTATGCCTATGGCACCAAACACAGCATTCATTGCCGCCTCACTGGTCAGAGGATCTATACTGATCCTGGCAGCGATTGAGTTACCGGCCGGCACTAATCCTGTCATATCGTCAATTTCAACCGGAATGATAAACTGGTCAAGAGATGATCCGGGTACAAATCTCACAGAAGAAGTTCCGGTAACATATTCAGATTCAAATGATAGTACGAAATCAACAGAACTTGTTTCCAGCAGGATAAGATTGATTAAATCAAAATACATTCCAAGTACTTTTTCGGTGATCTCTGCCTCCGCACCGTCTGTAGTATCCATACCGGCAATTATCGTTGGTTTAAGCATAGCAAGCTGGCTGGCAGCCATAGGGCCAAATGACGCTATATCCGCGTAGAAGTAGAAACTTCCATCAGGAATACCGGGTAATGAAGCGGGCAGGGATCCGTCAATTCGTTCAAGCATGCTTTGAAGCCCTGCTCTGCTGCCCGCGCCAAGGAGAAGTCCACGAGTATCGCAGAAATACAGTTTGCCGAAATCGACATCAATTGTGCTGACTTCATAACCATCCAGCGGCTCACCGGCTTCGGGAGTCAAGCTTGTGTTAGCCCAGAAGACAGTAGCATCTGTGACAGACATGGCTACACCAATGCTCTGTGGCATCATGCTCTGCATGAAGAGAACAAGACTGCCATTAGTATCAATACCCAGTTTTGTTTCCACTTCAGCCATATCCGCACAATCAAGAAGTGATAGAATCCATCCTGAAACAGAGGTTTCCCCAAGAACTGGAACTCCGGAGCCATACAGATCAAGGGAGGAGATAACCGTTGCCGGATTGATAATGGCCATGGAGAAAAGAACATCGTCAGGAAGAATATCCAGGGCGGATATCGGAGCATCATCCTCCGGTTGAGCACCACATGCAGCAAATAGTGCTGCAAGTACAACTGCGAACATCATTATTGTTTTCATAATTCCTCCAAAGAATTAGTAGTAACTGTTTTCATCAGCTTCAGTATATTATACATGATTACAGGAAATTTCAAAAAAATCCAGTAATTCCAGATGAATGAAGACGGATTTCCATCAGATTTGCAGGTTAGAACTTTGGGAATTAGTATATACTTATGAACAACGAACCCGATCTTTTTTCCAGCGCAGGCAATCATGGGGAAACCCGGAGGGTTCTGTATCTTGATACTGAAACCACAGGAATAGATACAGAAACATCACAGATATGCGAAGTTGCTTTTTTACTAAGCACTTACATCGGCTTTTCAAGAGTCGCTGATCAGGATATCGAATTGATTGAACTGGTACTGCCACAAGATCCAGTGCCTCCGGAAGCATCCGCTATTCATCACATCACAAACAGTATGCTGGAAGGAAAACCATCTATTGAGAGCATATCAGATAGCATTCAGGATCTTTTTTGTAAAGCAGACCTTATATGCGCTCACAATCTTCCTTTCGATCTGGGAATACTGACCCGGCAACTCCCCGGAATTTTCAGTGATATCAAACCTGATATGAAACTTGATTCACTCAGACTCTCCAGACATATCTGGCCTTCTATTCCCTCCCATGCGCTTCAGGTTCTGAGATACAGATTTGAACTGGATTCCAGTATTTCCGGTAATGCTCATAGAGCAATGTTTGACACAAAACTTGTTCGAGCTCTTGTAGAGTTCATCATTGAACAGCATTTAATAACTTCGGAGAACTGGAAGGAATTGATGGAATACACACAATCCTCATTGGAGATAAAGATATTCTCGTTTGGCAAGTACAGAGGCAAACTTGTAGAGGATATCGTAGCACAGGATGAAGATTACATCAGATGGCTTCTCCGTCAGCAGTGGGTACCCGATGATTATCCTGATCTTTATCACACTCTCCTTCGTAAAACTGGAAGGAAGGGAAGCAAAACATGACACTTCCACCATCCGATACATACATCGTCGAGGGAGGAAAACCGCTTTCGGGAGTCTTGAAACCTTCAGGCAGCAAGAATGCTGCTCTTCCAATTCTCTCCGCATGTATTCTTTCAGACCAGGATATTATTCTTCACAATCTACCTGAAATCAGAGATGTAAAAGCGATGCTTGTTCTTCTGGAAAGCATCGGTGTTAAGATATCCGCACTTGGTGGTAGCTCATACAGGTTGAATGCAGCATGTATAAATCCCTATAACATTGAAGAGGATATGTGCAGGGCGATCAGAGCATCTATTCTCCTCGCAGGTCCGCTCGTGGCAAGAACCGGTCGTGTGCAGCTTCCACCTCCCGGTGGGGATGTAATTGGAAGAAGAAGATTGGATACACACTTCCTGGTTCTCGAACAGATGGGTGCTGAAGTTGGTCTGGTTGACAGAAAACTTTCATTCTCGTCGAAAAAATTAAAGGGTACATCGATCCTTCTCGATGAGCCATCCGTAACAGCAACTGAAAATGCTCTGATGGCTGCAACAATCGCTGAGGGAGAAACCGTTATCTATAACTCGGCATGTGAACCTAATGTTCAGGATCTGGCAACAATGCTTGTTTCAATGGGAGCGGATATATCCGGAATCGGCACTAACAGAATTCATGTTGTCGGCAGAAACCATCTTCTTGAAGGCACGGAATATACAATAATGCCCGATCATATCGAGATCGGAAGTTTTATCGGTCTCGCTGCCTGCTGCAGTGGGAAAGTAGTAATTCCCGGTGTTCCGGATAATATCATTCAGCCAACTATGAATGGATTCTCCAAGCTGGGAGTAACTATTGAATTGAAGGATGACTCAATTATCATAGATGGCAGACGGCCCCTGGAAGTACAGCCTGATCGAGGTGGTTCAATTCCGACAGTATACGATGCTCCATGGCCGGGATTCTCACCGGATCTTACGAGTACTGCGGTAGTGGTGGCAACTCAATCCAGAGGAACCTCTCTAATCTTTGAGAAAATGTTTGAAAGCAGGCTCTTCTTCGTTGATAAGCTGGTCGCTATGGGCGCAGGCATCATTCAATGCGACCCTCACAGAGTAGTGGTTTCAGGTCCTTCAAAACTTCATGGAACAAATGTAAGCAGCCCTGATATAAGAGCAGGAATGGCACTTCTGACAGCTGCTCTTTGTGCAGAAGGAATCAGCATAATACGAAATGTACACCAGATCGAACGGGGTTATGAAAACCTTGTGAACAGGTTAAGAACACTGGGAGCCAGCATTACAGCCGGCCCTTCATGCATCAATAAAATGTAACGAATTCACCGGGTTTCAATCAATGAAATATCAGTATCGGAGTATACAATGAAATACATCACTATCGTATCGACAGTTATCCTGACAGTTCTATTTGCGGCATGCGGAGACAACCCTGCTGACCCGGATCAATGGCCTGACGGAGCATATCTTTTTGTTTCCAGCAACTTTCCTGACACATCTCTAGCCTGGTCACCATATGGAGGCATCCTTCTATTCTCATCATCTGACGGCTCATCTCCATGTTTATATGGTTTCGATGGAGTGGGATCTCCCGCACTCATGACATCCTCAAATCTGAATGAGTCAGTTGGACCAACAGGTTGCTGGAGTGCAGCTGAAGGAAAAGTCGTTTTCACAACCTTTTCCGGAAACACAAACTCGGATATATGTACTGTTCCGGGATACACCGGGTATATCACTGTTATACTGAGTGATGGTCTGAAACACCTTCATCCAACATGGTCCCCCGACAGTGACTCTCTGCTTTTCTGTACGTATTCTGACTCATACTGGGGTCTCTGGAAAGCGGAGTATAACGTGGATAGTCTTACATGTAATTCCTTCTATACCCCATCATTTGATTGCCTGCGCCCTTCGTATTCACCTGATGGACAGTGGATACTATTTCAGGTTAATGACGGTACACAATCGGATATCTGGCTCATCAGTGCAGATGGTTTTAATCCTCATGCCGTTATTGAAAGCAGTTCCGATGATATTCATCCATGCTGGGGACCCGAGAACGACTGGTTTGCCTTCTCGTCGGACAGGTCAGGACAATGGGATATCTGGATCAGTGATTTAGATGGCAACCTTGTTCAGATTACTGATGATCCCGGAAAGGATATTTACCCGGCCTGGAATCCAGAATCCGGCTGGTTTGCCTTTTCGTCGGATAGATTAGGTGGTACAGATAATTATGACATCTTCTCAATCGATGCTCCCGCATACAAATAATACCAACAGTGCCACCCACTATTAAAACGACATCGTTT
This window contains:
- the pth gene encoding aminoacyl-tRNA hydrolase codes for the protein MANLRLIACLGNPGKKYCMTWHNAGFWVADILAREAGVQFIDAGLFITTVLPDGPDLIKPADYMNRSGKAIAEFLDIKNYNAAELLVICDDVNLDLGHLRLRARGSHGGHNGLRNIIECLGTENFARLRIGIGPAQDGSDLADFVLDSVPSKLEEEAARMAYVAADCVGLYLQEGIIAAQERYNRKPVL
- the murA gene encoding UDP-N-acetylglucosamine 1-carboxyvinyltransferase, coding for MTLPPSDTYIVEGGKPLSGVLKPSGSKNAALPILSACILSDQDIILHNLPEIRDVKAMLVLLESIGVKISALGGSSYRLNAACINPYNIEEDMCRAIRASILLAGPLVARTGRVQLPPPGGDVIGRRRLDTHFLVLEQMGAEVGLVDRKLSFSSKKLKGTSILLDEPSVTATENALMAATIAEGETVIYNSACEPNVQDLATMLVSMGADISGIGTNRIHVVGRNHLLEGTEYTIMPDHIEIGSFIGLAACCSGKVVIPGVPDNIIQPTMNGFSKLGVTIELKDDSIIIDGRRPLEVQPDRGGSIPTVYDAPWPGFSPDLTSTAVVVATQSRGTSLIFEKMFESRLFFVDKLVAMGAGIIQCDPHRVVVSGPSKLHGTNVSSPDIRAGMALLTAALCAEGISIIRNVHQIERGYENLVNRLRTLGASITAGPSCINKM